The Daucus carota subsp. sativus chromosome 2, DH1 v3.0, whole genome shotgun sequence genome includes a window with the following:
- the LOC108208045 gene encoding uncharacterized protein LOC108208045: MGAINNDDYPRYLYASSMADRRVSKQVHDNVHGNIYLDPLSLKFVDTEQFQRLRDLKQLGLTYLVYPGAVHSRFEHSLGVYWLAGETIHKIKIDQGSELGIDHFDIQTVKLAGLLHDVGHGPFSHMFEKEFLPKVRHNHNWSHEQMSLKMIDYIVDEHNIEIDPDILKKLKEMIVSSSEDTSSTSLKEKRFLYDIVANGRNGIDVDKFDYIVRDSRACGLTCCFRFDRPLDTMRVIGDEICYRAKEYLTIYKLFSSRADLHRTVYTHAKVKAIELMFVDALTKAHNHLDILSCIDDPAEYWKLDDSIMKHIETTRSEELKESRDLISRIRRRDLYQFCNEFTVPKDQLEYFKDVTPQDIICSQKAGVTLKEEDIAVSNIKIDMTRGRKNPLESINFFKDYECNEKFPIPDERISLLLPECFQDKIVRVYSKKPELVEIVSEAFENFQVKNYGMKTQVHGTPQKKRQKK; this comes from the exons ATGGGAGCTATCAACAACGACGACTATCCGCGCTATCTCTACGCCTCATCCATGGCGGACCGCCGTGTTTCTAAGCAAGTTCACGATAACGTTCACGGCAACATTTATCTCGATCCT CTCTCTTTGAAGTTTGTTGATACTGAACAGTTCCAGAG ACTTCGTGACCTGAAACAACTAG GTCTCACATACCTGGTTTATCCAGGGGCAGTACATTCTAGGTTTGAGCATTCATTAGGGGTGTATTGGCTGGCTGGTGAAACTATTCACAAGATCAAGATTGACCAG GGCTCTGAACTCGGCATTGATCACTTTGATATACAGACAGTAAAACTTGCTG GGCTGCTACATGATGTGGGCCATGGACCTTTTAGCCACATGTTTGAGAAAGAGTTTCTTCCCAAAGTTCGTCATAACCACAATTG GTCTCATGAGCAAATGTCTTTAAAGATGATTGACTACATTGTTGATGAGCACAATATAGAAATTGATCCTGACATTCTGAAGAAATTGAAG GAGATGATTGTTTCAAGTTCTGAGGATACTTCATCAACA AGTTTGAAAGAGAAACGCTTTTTGTATGACATTGTTGCCAATGGTCGAAATGGAATAGATGTTGACAA ATTTGATTACATTGTTCGGGACTCTCGGGCTTGTGGTTTGACATGCTGTTTCCGTTTTGACAG ACCTCTGGATACCATGCGAGTTATAGGTGACGAGATATGTTATCGTGCCAAGGAAT ATCTTACGATATACAAGCTGTTTTCCTCCCGTGCTGACTTGCATAGAACAGTCTATACACATGCAAAAGTGAAG GCAATAGAACTCATGTTTGTTGATGCCCTCACTAAGGCACATAATCACCTTGATATCTTGTCCTGCATTGATGACCCAGCTGAATACTGGAAG TTAGATGATTCAATTATGAAACACATTGAAACTACTAGAAGTGAAGAGCTCAAGGAGTCAAGGGATCTGATCTCGCGCATTCGTCGAAGAGATCTTTAtcag TTCTGCAATGAATTCACTGTTCCCAAGGATCAGCTGGAATACTTCAAAGATGTTACACCCCAAGATATTATTTGTTCCCAG AAAGCTGGTGTTACACTAAAGGAAGAAGATATTGCAGTGAGCAATATAAAAATTGACATGACACGTGGAAGGAAAAATCCTCTAGAAAG TATCAATtttttcaag GATTATGAGTGTAATGAAAAATTCCCTATTCCTGATGAAAGGATCAGTCTTTTGTTGCCCGAGTGTTTCCAAGATAAGATAGTCAGAGTGTACTCCAAGAAGCCTGAACTG GTTGAAATAGTTTCTGAGGCTTTTGAGAACTTTCAAGTGAAGAATTATGGAATGAAAACACAAGTTCATGGCACTCCCCAGAAGAAGAGACAGAAGAAGTAG